In Rhodospirillum rubrum ATCC 11170, a genomic segment contains:
- a CDS encoding DUF3553 domain-containing protein, translated as MAFGMVPGAWVRLPGRPDWGVGQIQSAVDNRVTVMFEHGGKQLIRTDVVNLEATEPPTSPGA; from the coding sequence ATGGCTTTCGGCATGGTTCCCGGCGCCTGGGTGCGCTTGCCCGGCCGCCCCGACTGGGGCGTCGGTCAAATCCAATCGGCGGTCGACAATCGGGTGACGGTGATGTTCGAGCATGGCGGCAAACAACTGATCCGCACCGATGTCGTCAACCTGGAGGCGACCGAGCCGCCAACCTCCCCCGGCGCCTAA
- a CDS encoding GNAT family N-acetyltransferase: MTLIRAARPGDAPFLPQIERSAAVLFRQIPDLAWIVEGPVQSEDRHRQMIEEGAVWVAVDTTDAPIGFLSAQRLESALHLWELSVDHDHQGRGLGRALVEVAKGWAIARGYPALTLTTFREVAWNEPFYRSLGFVSLSAGDLTEALRGLLAKEVEAGLPRDRRCAMRCLL; this comes from the coding sequence ATGACCCTGATCAGAGCGGCGCGGCCCGGGGATGCGCCGTTTCTTCCCCAGATTGAACGCTCGGCGGCGGTGCTGTTTCGCCAGATCCCCGATCTCGCCTGGATCGTCGAGGGGCCCGTCCAATCGGAAGACCGCCATCGTCAGATGATTGAGGAGGGCGCGGTCTGGGTCGCGGTCGATACGACCGATGCGCCGATCGGCTTCCTGAGCGCGCAGAGGCTCGAAAGCGCCTTGCATCTGTGGGAACTGTCCGTTGATCACGACCACCAAGGCCGGGGTCTTGGCCGCGCCCTGGTTGAAGTGGCCAAGGGCTGGGCGATCGCCCGAGGCTACCCGGCCCTCACCCTGACCACCTTCCGCGAGGTCGCCTGGAATGAGCCGTTTTATCGCTCGCTCGGCTTTGTGAGCCTGAGCGCCGGGGATTTGACCGAGGCGTTGCGCGGCCTTCTTGCCAAGGAGGTCGAAGCCGGCCTGCCAAGGGACCGCCGCTGCGCGATGCGCTGCTTGCTTTAG
- a CDS encoding NAD kinase — MHSVDNIAFVASQTPEAQEALERLKQRYPHVPPATADVIVALGGDGFMLETLHATINRRPAIYGMNRGTVGFLMNAYREDGLIERLRDASPVRLHPLRMRATTANGATVEALAINEVALLRQSRQAAKLRISVDGKVRLEEMICDGVLVCSSAGSTAYNASAHGPILPIGANVMAVTPISAFRPRRWRGAVLPDTAEVVIEVNETDKRPVSVAADFTEVRDVVRVEVKERRRISLTLLFDPEHNLEERILNEQFSP; from the coding sequence ATGCATTCCGTCGATAACATCGCCTTCGTCGCCTCCCAAACCCCCGAGGCCCAGGAGGCCCTGGAGCGCTTGAAGCAACGCTATCCCCATGTGCCGCCGGCCACCGCCGACGTGATCGTCGCCCTGGGCGGCGATGGCTTCATGCTTGAAACCCTGCACGCCACCATCAACCGCCGACCGGCGATCTATGGCATGAACCGGGGAACCGTTGGCTTCCTGATGAACGCCTATCGCGAGGATGGCCTGATCGAGCGCCTACGCGACGCTTCCCCGGTGCGCCTGCATCCCTTGCGCATGCGCGCGACCACGGCCAATGGCGCCACCGTCGAGGCCCTGGCGATCAACGAGGTCGCCCTGCTGCGCCAAAGCCGGCAGGCGGCCAAGCTGCGCATCAGCGTCGATGGCAAGGTGCGGCTTGAGGAAATGATCTGCGACGGCGTGCTCGTCTGCTCCTCGGCCGGCAGCACCGCCTATAACGCCTCGGCCCATGGCCCGATCCTGCCGATCGGCGCCAATGTCATGGCCGTCACCCCGATCAGCGCCTTCCGCCCCCGGCGCTGGCGCGGCGCCGTTCTGCCCGATACCGCCGAAGTGGTGATCGAGGTCAATGAAACCGACAAGCGCCCGGTCTCGGTCGCCGCCGATTTCACCGAGGTCCGCGATGTCGTGCGCGTCGAGGTCAAGGAACGCCGCCGCATTTCCCTGACCTTGCTGTTCGACCCCGAGCACAACCTCGAGGAACGCATCCTCAACGAACAGTTCTCGCCCTAA
- the moaA gene encoding GTP 3',8-cyclase MoaA, with translation MKAMTRSFPPLPQAAARPLAEGPRPQVEPPRPLVDAFGRTVTYLRLSVTDRCDLRCAYCMAEDMVFLPKRDLLSLEELETVALAFIRRGVRKIRITGGEPLHRRGLMGLIENLGRTLRPAERECGLDELTLTTNATRLAEVAGDLAARGVRRINVSLDTLRPERFRAITRRGDLDRVMAGLAAADRAGLAVKINTVALRGVNEDEIDALLAWCGTRGYDLTFIETMPLGDTGTDRIDQYLPLTEVQARLKRHWTLSESAHRTGGPARYWDCRETGTRLGFITPLTHNFCEGCNRVRLTCTGMLYLCLGQDDSLDLRAVLRDGGGAAALDEALDRAMTKKPKGHDFIIDRTSRAPAVSRHMSTTGG, from the coding sequence ATGAAGGCCATGACCCGATCCTTCCCCCCCTTGCCCCAGGCCGCCGCCCGTCCCCTGGCCGAAGGCCCGCGACCGCAGGTCGAACCGCCGCGACCGCTGGTCGACGCCTTCGGCCGCACCGTGACCTATCTGCGGCTGTCGGTCACCGACCGCTGCGATCTGCGCTGCGCCTATTGCATGGCCGAGGACATGGTCTTCCTGCCCAAGCGTGATCTGCTGAGCCTGGAAGAGCTTGAAACCGTGGCGCTGGCCTTCATCCGCCGCGGGGTGCGCAAGATCCGCATCACCGGCGGCGAACCGTTGCACCGCCGCGGGCTGATGGGGCTGATCGAGAACCTGGGTCGGACGCTGCGCCCGGCCGAAAGGGAATGCGGCCTGGATGAACTCACGCTGACCACCAACGCCACCCGGCTGGCCGAGGTCGCCGGCGATTTGGCGGCAAGAGGCGTCCGGCGCATCAATGTTTCGCTTGATACCTTGCGCCCCGAGCGCTTCCGGGCGATCACCCGGCGCGGCGATCTCGACCGGGTGATGGCCGGGCTGGCGGCGGCCGACCGCGCCGGCCTTGCCGTGAAGATCAACACCGTCGCCCTGCGCGGGGTGAACGAGGACGAGATCGACGCCCTGCTGGCCTGGTGCGGGACGCGCGGCTATGACCTGACCTTCATCGAAACCATGCCGCTGGGCGACACCGGAACCGACCGCATCGACCAGTATCTGCCGTTGACCGAGGTCCAGGCCCGGCTGAAGCGCCATTGGACCTTGAGCGAAAGCGCCCATCGCACCGGCGGTCCGGCCCGCTATTGGGACTGCCGGGAAACCGGCACCCGCCTGGGCTTCATCACCCCCTTGACCCATAACTTCTGCGAGGGCTGCAACCGGGTACGGCTGACCTGCACCGGCATGCTTTACCTCTGCCTGGGTCAGGACGACAGCCTCGACCTGCGCGCCGTGTTGCGCGACGGCGGCGGCGCCGCCGCCCTGGACGAGGCCTTGGACCGGGCGATGACCAAGAAGCCCAAGGGCCATGACTTCATCATCGACCGTACCAGCCGCGCCCCGGCGGTCAGCCGCCACATGAGCACCACCGGTGGATAA